The genomic DNA agcggggagtctgcttctccctctgaccctcccccctcttatgtgctctctctctctctctctctctcattctcactttctcaaataaataaaatcttttaaagaaaagattagtggtaactggttttgctttgtttttagacTTAAAGTTTTTTTGGCTGGCTGTATGAAATACATTCCTGGATTTCTGCCCTCTTAGTTTGTTCTTGGCCATTGTCTTCAGTACCCTCGTGAAGCAGCTCAT from Neomonachus schauinslandi chromosome 7, ASM220157v2, whole genome shotgun sequence includes the following:
- the LOC110586119 gene encoding ribosomal biogenesis factor-like, with product MAKNKLRGQKSRNVFHTASQKNFKSKNKAKPVTTNLFFKRFYLFEKLIPQQCHENEPVNVDEVTRLMAQL